A genomic window from Prosthecobacter debontii includes:
- a CDS encoding carbon-nitrogen family hydrolase: MNIHAVQLDPVWENKTANFDRVRRLLEATPPKPGSVIVLPEMFATGFSCQLDVTREASGGETERFLHELACDWDCAVIGGLVTSAPDGRGFNQALALTPNGHELARYTKIHPFSLGGESEVHTPGEQVRVFEWQGIKISPLICYDLRFPELARAALAQGAEFLIYIAAWPARRIQHWLTLLQARAIENQAYVLGVNRCGQEPQSTYCGRSALVDPHGVIVADASDGERILTCTISPQTVRNWRQDFPAVNDYFAGSGKSIP; the protein is encoded by the coding sequence ATGAATATCCACGCCGTTCAGCTTGATCCTGTCTGGGAAAACAAAACCGCGAACTTTGATCGGGTGCGTCGCCTGCTCGAGGCGACTCCCCCTAAACCTGGATCAGTCATCGTTCTCCCTGAGATGTTTGCCACGGGGTTCAGTTGCCAGCTCGACGTCACTCGCGAAGCGTCGGGCGGAGAAACCGAGCGCTTCCTGCATGAGTTGGCTTGTGACTGGGACTGCGCTGTCATCGGAGGTTTAGTGACCTCAGCTCCCGATGGACGCGGGTTCAATCAAGCCTTAGCCCTCACCCCCAACGGCCATGAACTGGCGCGCTATACGAAGATCCATCCCTTCAGCTTAGGCGGTGAAAGCGAAGTCCACACGCCAGGGGAACAGGTCCGTGTTTTCGAATGGCAAGGAATCAAAATCTCTCCGCTGATCTGCTACGACCTGCGTTTCCCCGAACTCGCCCGCGCGGCCTTAGCCCAAGGAGCCGAGTTCCTCATCTACATCGCCGCCTGGCCTGCGCGGCGTATTCAGCATTGGCTGACCTTGCTCCAAGCCCGGGCTATCGAAAACCAAGCTTACGTACTGGGCGTGAACCGCTGCGGTCAAGAGCCCCAATCCACCTACTGCGGCCGCAGCGCCTTGGTGGACCCCCATGGGGTCATCGTCGCCGATGCCTCGGATGGAGAGAGGATTTTAACGTGCACCATCAGCCCTCAAACCGTCCGGAATTGGCGGCAGGATTTTCCCGCCGTGAATGATTATTTTGCAGGAAGCGGGAAGTCTATCCCTTAA
- a CDS encoding secretin N-terminal domain-containing protein — MIVFLRRFFLVTCLAGLIPTAWSQIPPQTRPANPNAVPPGGNPSFTRPRPGAPTSPRPGVSGQGQAAAGEERTAIRPEDAIKPDGGVELQFPNTPLSQILLVYEDLTGLKIIRDAAIEQVTVSIETTGELPKDRAIMFIEKSLLLNGYSFVPAGEGMVKILGEGKKPPTEGAPLYESASDLPETEQVVSFVAILKYLNPDDAVKAIDQVIPRHSYGSITPVPNSKALVIVENSGTIRSILSLLDRLDVKPGATVTKRIQLVRSDAEDVKKALDEILGLEEKEGSGSSPRPTITPAGQAPGAIPAATAPINPNLSADAGTSAEVKPKILAIPRTNRLLVVAMPETADYISTLVEELDSASELRTFVSRTLNYLDVEAALGIISDAISRTEGEDSGSASSGVNSLGQPNSSSNNRNNSSSSNSSGGLFGNNNSSSSGFGSNSLTGNGSSGLGGSGSSFGGGGGFGGGGGGGNLQPLRVNNGPRSIVVGKTLLISDPTANSLFASGPPEHLRVLNEILDELDRRPQQILISAVIGEIQLGRSDSLGVEWLFRNGGSSGVASQLGNSVAPLDPRGAVSLANLAAQQGFTLYGGLSNGLDVVISAANSNRNFKVISRPSVFTMNNTPAVISSGQSFPIATSTQGFVGSGSNNGLLSNVQYQDVGLTLNIVPLINSSDELTLQISQENSESVPDEEANIAGNDYPVLTKQLLNTVVMCRNGSTVLLGGLIRESKNKGHVNVPILSDIPILKYLTGSTSTQDDRRELLIFIEPRIVADKYDLPPNAEAGVGNSSFGRQSMDFMNHEKRLSAEEAKKAYLPVVKEGRIRSLFKKLFGRDKPSEDDFPMALEEN, encoded by the coding sequence ATGATCGTTTTTCTCCGCCGCTTTTTCCTGGTCACCTGCTTGGCTGGTCTGATTCCCACGGCTTGGTCCCAGATCCCACCGCAGACTCGCCCTGCGAATCCGAATGCCGTGCCTCCTGGGGGTAATCCATCCTTCACTCGGCCCCGCCCTGGAGCACCGACATCGCCTCGACCAGGGGTGAGCGGTCAGGGACAGGCTGCTGCAGGGGAGGAACGCACGGCCATTCGACCTGAAGATGCGATCAAACCCGATGGTGGTGTCGAACTCCAGTTTCCAAACACCCCGCTCTCTCAAATCCTGCTGGTGTATGAAGATTTGACCGGCCTGAAAATCATCCGTGATGCCGCCATTGAGCAGGTGACGGTCTCCATCGAAACCACGGGTGAGTTGCCCAAGGACCGGGCCATCATGTTCATTGAGAAGAGTCTCTTGCTGAACGGTTATTCCTTCGTGCCCGCAGGGGAGGGGATGGTGAAGATCCTCGGCGAGGGCAAAAAGCCACCGACGGAAGGAGCCCCTCTGTATGAGTCAGCTTCGGATCTTCCCGAGACGGAGCAGGTGGTCAGTTTTGTGGCGATTTTGAAGTATCTGAATCCTGATGATGCGGTGAAGGCGATTGATCAGGTCATTCCTCGCCACAGTTATGGTTCCATCACCCCGGTGCCCAATTCCAAGGCATTGGTGATCGTGGAAAACAGCGGCACCATCCGGTCCATCCTTTCGTTGCTAGATCGTCTGGACGTGAAACCCGGGGCCACGGTGACCAAGCGCATCCAGCTGGTGCGTTCGGATGCGGAAGATGTGAAAAAAGCCTTGGATGAAATCCTCGGTCTTGAAGAAAAAGAAGGCAGCGGCAGCTCACCACGGCCTACCATCACGCCCGCAGGCCAGGCCCCAGGTGCCATCCCGGCAGCCACTGCCCCGATCAATCCGAATCTTTCCGCAGATGCCGGCACCTCGGCCGAAGTGAAGCCCAAGATTCTCGCGATCCCACGCACCAATCGTTTGTTAGTTGTGGCGATGCCGGAGACCGCCGACTACATCTCCACTCTGGTGGAGGAGCTCGACTCCGCCTCAGAGCTGCGCACTTTCGTTTCCCGCACCCTGAATTACTTGGACGTGGAGGCGGCCCTCGGCATCATCAGTGATGCGATTTCCCGGACCGAAGGTGAGGATTCAGGCTCTGCCAGCAGCGGTGTGAATAGTCTGGGCCAGCCTAACAGTAGCTCGAACAATCGGAACAACTCCTCCTCATCGAACAGCAGTGGAGGCTTGTTTGGGAACAATAACAGTAGCAGTAGCGGCTTCGGTAGCAATAGCCTCACTGGCAATGGTAGCAGTGGTTTGGGCGGTTCCGGTAGCAGTTTTGGAGGCGGTGGCGGATTTGGCGGAGGCGGTGGTGGTGGAAATCTTCAGCCTTTGCGTGTGAACAATGGCCCGCGATCCATCGTGGTGGGTAAAACCCTCCTCATCAGTGATCCCACTGCAAACTCCTTGTTCGCCTCTGGGCCGCCAGAGCATTTGCGTGTTCTCAACGAGATTTTGGATGAATTGGATCGCCGTCCTCAGCAGATCTTGATCTCTGCCGTCATCGGTGAAATCCAGTTAGGGCGCAGTGATTCACTGGGCGTGGAGTGGCTGTTCCGCAATGGCGGGTCGAGTGGCGTCGCCAGCCAACTTGGCAATTCGGTCGCCCCCCTGGATCCGCGCGGAGCTGTTTCACTTGCCAACTTAGCAGCTCAGCAAGGCTTTACTCTCTATGGTGGACTCAGTAACGGACTTGATGTCGTGATCAGTGCTGCCAACTCGAACAGAAATTTTAAGGTGATTTCACGCCCTTCCGTTTTCACCATGAACAACACCCCTGCGGTAATCAGTAGTGGTCAGTCTTTCCCGATCGCCACTTCTACCCAAGGTTTTGTGGGTAGTGGATCGAACAACGGTCTGCTCTCCAATGTGCAGTATCAAGATGTGGGACTGACCCTTAACATTGTCCCTCTCATCAATTCTTCGGATGAATTGACGCTCCAAATCTCCCAGGAGAACAGCGAATCCGTGCCGGACGAAGAAGCCAATATTGCTGGTAACGATTATCCGGTGCTTACTAAGCAGCTTCTGAATACGGTGGTGATGTGCCGCAATGGTTCTACTGTATTACTGGGAGGGCTTATACGAGAGTCAAAGAACAAAGGGCATGTGAATGTGCCTATTTTGTCCGACATTCCGATTCTCAAATACCTGACAGGTTCCACTTCCACTCAGGATGATCGACGTGAGCTGCTCATTTTCATTGAACCTCGCATCGTGGCGGACAAATATGATCTGCCACCGAATGCCGAGGCTGGCGTGGGTAATAGCTCCTTCGGGCGTCAATCGATGGATTTTATGAATCACGAGAAACGTCTTAGTGCCGAAGAGGCTAAAAAAGCTTATTTGCCAGTCGTCAAAGAAGGGCGCATTCGTTCTTTGTTCAAAAAGCTCTTCGGCCGCGATAAGCCTTCTGAGGATGACTTTCCCATGGCACTGGAAGAGAATTAA